The Actinocorallia herbida DNA window CGGGCTCGCCTTCCGGGCCTGCGCCTTCGGCGACGAGCACCAAGTGGACGGCCGACTCGGGCTCGTCGGCGCGGTCGCGGAAGAAGTCGTCGGTGTCGGGGGCCGCGGCGTCGAGGGAGCCGGGGAACGGCAGCGCGACGGGCACCTTGGCGTTGTCGGCGAACTGGGCGGCCAGCCGGTGCGCGGCGGCCAGCTCCAGCGGGGTCCGGCCCCAGGGCATCGGGAGCGACCCGGCGAGTTCCAGCGCGATCTGCTTGGCGGGGTTCACGAACGGCTCACCCGACGGGCGGCAGCGGTTCGCGACGTCCTCCAGCCGGACCGCGGCGGCCTCCAGCACCTCGTCCGGGACCGCGACGATCCCGAGCCCGCGCAGCACCAGCAGCAGCGGTACGACCTGCGCCCACAGCAGCGCCCTGATCGGGCCGGCGGGCGGCGGCAGTGGCACGTAGAACAGCCGGTTCTGGGTCGCCAGGGACCGCAGCCGCGCGTCGGCCGGCCCGACCCCGACGACCGCGGCGCCCCGCCGGACGGCCTGGGCGGCGAGGTCGAAGGACTCGTCGCCGAGCGCGCAGACCAGGTCGGTGGCGCCGATCCAGCCGGGCAGGACGTCCCCGGCCACGGTCAGCACGGGCACCGGGCAGCCCGTGCCGCAGATCGCGGCGACCACCTCACCCGCCGAGCCGGGACCGACGATGACGACGGCGCGGGGGCGTCCGGCGCCTTCCAGCGCCTCGGTGAGGCCCGCCTCCGCCGTCATGGCGGCGGCCTGCCTCATCTGGGCCGCGCCGGAGGCCGCGAGCCGGAGCATTCCGCCCCGGTCGGCCGCCTCCAGCGCGTCGGGATCGTCCAGCGCGCCCGCCTCCGGCCGCCGCCCCTCCGAGGTCATGCCCGGGGGGCCCGCGCCTCGTCGACCAGCAGCACGGGGACGCCCTCATCCGTCACGGGGTAGATGCTGCCGCACTCCCCGGTGCAGACGAGCGCGCCTTCCTCGGCGCGCAGCGCGCCGCGGCAGTTGGGGCAGGCGAGGATCTCCAGGAGCCACGCGTCGATCTTCACTTTGCCTCCTCGGTGCGGACGATCGACAGGACCTCGTCCCGGATCGCCGCCATGGTCTGCCCGTCTCCCGCCTCGGCGTTGAGTCGGAGCAGCGGTTCGGTGTTGGACGCGCGGAGGTTGAACCACCATCCGTCGCCCGTGAACGTGGTGCCGTCGAGTTCGTCGACGGTGACGCCGTCGCGGGCGGTGAACACCGCGCGCACCCGGGCCACCGCCGCCGCCTGGTCGGCGACCTCGCTGTTGATCTCCCCCGAGGCGATATACCGGTCGTAGGACGCCAGCAGGGAGGAGAGCGTTCCGTCCTGCTCGCCGAGCGCGGCGAGCACGTGCAGGGCGGCGAGCATCCCCGAGTCGGCGAACCAGAAGTCGCGGAAGTAGAAGTGGGCGGAGTGCTCCCCGCCGAAGACGGCGCCGACCTCGGCCATGGTCTGCTTGATGAACGAGTGACCGACGCGGGTGCGCACCGGCTTCCCGCCGTTCTCGGCGATGATCTCCGGCACGGCCGCCGAGGTGATCAGGTTGTGCACGATCGACGCGCCCGGGTACTTCGCGAGCTCGCGCTCGGCCACCAGCGCGGTGATCGCCGACGGGGAGACGATCTCGCCCCGCTCGTCGACGGCGAAGCAGCGGTCCGCGTCGCCGTCGAAGGCCAGGCCCAGATCGGCGCCATGGGCGAGGACCGCGGCCTGGAGGTCGCGGAGGTTCGCCGGCTCGATCGGGTTGGCCTCGTGGTTGGGGAAGGTGCCGTCCAGCTCGAAGTACAGCGGGACGACCTCCAGCGGAAGGCCGTCGAACACCGCGGGGACGGTGTGGCCGCCCATGCCGTTGCCGGCGTCCACGACGACCTTGAGCGGGCGGATGCCGGAAAGGTCGACCAGGGTCTTGAGGTGCTCGGCGTACCCGGCGAGCAGATCGCGCTGCTCGACCTTGCCGACCGGGCCGTCCTGCGCGGGGACGCCCGCGGCGACGAGATCGCGGATCTCCCGCAGACCCGTGTCCTGGCCGATCGGGCGGGCGCCGGAAAGACACATCTTCATGCCGTTGTACTTGGCCGGATTGTGACTCGCGGTGAACATGACACCGGGCAGGCCCAGGCTGCCGCTGGCGTAGTACAGCAGGTCGGTCGAGCCGAGCCCCGCCTCCACCACGTCGGCGCCCTGCGCTGCCGCACCGCGCGCGAAGGCCGCGGCCAGCGGGACCGAGGAAGCGCGCATGTCGTGCGCGGTGACGATCCGGGCGGCTCCGGTCACCCGTATGAACGCGGCGCCGGTCGCCTCGGCGATCTCCTCGTCGAACTCGTCGGGAACGACGCCCCGCACGTCATAGGCCTTGAAGATCTTGGCGAGATCGCCCACTTCGGGTGTCCCTCCGGCTCGTCGGTCTTGGACTTCGAGCCTACTGTGTTCTTGGCCCCGCCTCCGGCGGGGCGGTGATCGGGCGCTCTGGATCCCGTCGTCGCCCCTCCGGCCCCGGGGGCCCGCGGGGCGGCGACGGGGCGCCCGATCACACCGGGGGTGGAGAACCGTCCCGGGGTGCTCGATCACTTGTGGGGCTTCCGCTGGAGGCGGGAAGCCGTTCGGGGTGATCGCGGGTCAGGATTGCTGGTCGGAGCGGAGGACGCGGAGGTGGCCTCGGCGGCCTACTTCGGTGCCCTGGCCCACGGGCTCGGTGCCGGGGCTCACGGGGCGGGCGGCCTCGCGGACGGCGTCGGCGAGGGCCTCGAGGTCGTCGCTGGTGGGCTGGTCGGAGGCTTCCTCGGCGGGCAGCCGGAGCAGTTCCCAGCCCATGGGCGCGGTCAGCCGGTCGGCGTGTTCGGCGCACAGGTCATAGCAGTGCGGCTCGACGTACGCGGCTAGCGGACCCAGGACCGCGGTGGAATCGCGGTAGACGTACGTGAGCGTGAACACAGCTGACGCTTTGCACGCTGTGCGGGAGCAGATGCGGACGGGGCTCACGTTGGCTGAACGTACGCCTTTCCGGCCCGCATCGCCAGTATCCGCGTGATCGTGTCTCGCGTTTCATCTAATACATCAACAATTCGGGCAGCCGATTCCCCTACTTCGGCCCCCGCCCGACGTCCCTTGACCTCCGCAAACGCACCCGCGGCTCCGGCCCCCCGGAGCGCGGCCGGGCGCGGCCCTCGCGTGATCGGCGCCTCGACCCAACAACTAGACTGCCCGGCGTGAGGAGAGTCAGGCGGCGTGACCGGCATGGCCGGGGGCTTCGTGGTCCGCTGGCCCCGCCTGAGGTGCCGATCTCCCTCACCCGTGCGGAGAAGTTCGATGACCTCGTCCGCGAAGAGGTACAGCGGGTCGTCGCGCCGTGGCGGGAGCAGCTCGCCGGGGTCGAGTTCGCGGTCGAGGACATTCCGCCCGCGGAGCCGGGCGCCACGCAGGTGCCCCTGGGCGAGACCCGCACCGTCGCCGGCGTGCCCCGCGTCATCGTCTTCCGCCGCCCCATGGAGGCCCGTGCGGGCAAGGACGGCAAGGGCGAACGTGAACTCGTCAGGCTGATCCACGACGTCGTCGTGGACGAGGTGGCGCAGCTCCTGGGCCTGGACCCGGACGACGTGGACGAGCCGGAAGAGGACTGACCCGGGACGCCCCGCGCGGGAGGCCCTAGGGGACCACCGAGGTCAGGGAGTCCGAGACCGGCGGGAGGGTGACGGTCAGCGGGGCGGCGGCGAGGGTGCGGATCGTGGCGACCTGTTCGCGCTGGCCGGTTCTGGTGGTGATGATCCTGGTGCCGTAGACCGGGCCGGATCCCGGGAGCGGGATCACGCGGACCGCGGGGGCGTCCAGGGGGATCTCCACGGTGCGACCTGCGGGGATCTCGACCTCGGTGGCGGTGCCCGCGCCCGAGTCCGTCAGGGGGACCACGCGGACCGTGGCGGCCTTGCCGGGGGCCGTGAGAACGAGCGAGGCGGCTTCCCGTGCCTTCTGGGCGCCAGTACCGCGCGCGGGGGCCGGCGCGGCCCCCAGGGCGGACGTGCCGCCGTCCAGGGGGGTGCCCGCTCCGCCGAGCGCGAGGTCGGCTCCGATCGCGGCGAACCCGGCGACGATCCGGCGGGTGGAGGTCAGCTCGATCGCGGCGGGGCGGCCGCCGAGCGCGGCCTCCAGGTCGAGCGGGATCACCGTTCGCGCGGGGACGTCGAGGACGTCCTGCCCTTCGGGGGCGAACGCGCCGTCCGCGGTGAGCGCGCGGATCTTGACCTGGGCGTCCTGGCCTCCGGGCACGCCCACGTAGAGCGTCCGCCTGCCGCCGCCGCCCGGCACGCCGGGCACGATCACCCGGGTGGCGGGCTCGGCCGTGGCGGTGGCCCAGTCGGCGCCCTTGGACCCGGCGTCCGCGCGGACCGCCGCGGCGACCCGCCCGCTGGTGGCGGTCACCCGCAGCGTGAGCACCCGGACGTCGGAGGCGATCATGCCGAGTCCGTCGAGGGTCTCGCCGATCTTGATCACCCGGGTGCCGTGCGCGGGCACGTCCAGGGCCTTGCCGTCGGTGGTGTCGAGGGACCCGTCGTCCGAGACCGCGTCGAGGTCGATCGTCGCGGGCACGTCGTCGACGTTGGTGACGTGCAGTTCGAGCCCGCCCGCGCCGGGGCCGGGGGTGACGAACCAGTGCTCGGTGGCGGGCGCGGTGCAGGGCACCGAGGAGATGCCGCGCTTGCCCACGACGGTCTGGGCGGCCTCGAGGCCTGCCGCGACCCCGCCGTCGGCCCGGACCGCCAGGGCGGTCCCGCGCTTGACCTCGCCGGTGAACAGCGCGGACGCGGCGGGCACCTCGGCCACCGCCTTGCCGTCGAGCGCGGTCACCGAGGCCGTGCCTTCGCCTTCGCCGCCCGAGACCAGGGAAAGCCGGGCCGCCTGCTCGGCCGCCGGGCACGCCACGAGAGCCGCCTCGACGGGCACGGAGGCGCCCCGGAGCTCGGAAGGCTCCCCCGGACGGGTGAGCGCGGCGGCGCCGTACAAGGCCGAGACCGCGACGAGGATCAGGGCTGCCACCCCGTAGCGGTTGCCCGCGACGACCGTCGCCACGTCCACGACCTTGCCGAGCGCGCCCTGGGTCAGCGCACCCGCGCCCGAAGCGCCCGTCCGCTGCGCGCCGCTCCCCGGCCGCCGCCGGCGCGGCAGCCCCCGCGCGGGCGTACCCGGCCGGAGCCTCCGGCGCGAGGTCCTCTCCGCGCGCGGCTCGGGCACCTGGGCGCTCGGGTCCGATCCGTCCCGGCCGCCTTCGGCTTCGGCCTCCGCACCGGGTCCCGGCTGTGCCTCCACCGCAGGGGACGCCCAGGGACTCTCCGCGGCCCCGGCATCCCGCGCGGCGGGCTTGAACCTGCCGAGGGCGCCCGACAAGGGCGACGTGCGCTTCCTGGCCCGGCTCACTGATCGCTCCCCAAGGACTCGGCGGACGGGGCGGCCGCGGCCGACACGACGGACTCCGCCGACCCGGACCGCGTCGCGGACCCGTCGTCCTCCCCGGCGCCCTCCCCGGCGTTCTCCTCGCCGTCCCGGAGGCCGTCCGCCTCCACGGCGGCCGCCGCGCGGCGGCCTCGGCGCCGTCCCCGGATCGGGGTCTCGCCACCGGGCAGCGCGAGCACGATGACGAGAAGGAGCGCGACGCCCTGGACGGCCACCCAGGCCGTCCACAGCCTTTCGCTCCGCTCCAGCACGAACGTCCCGCCGCTCTCCGGCACCTCCCACCCCGCGGCCCACCCATCGACGGTGACGGCCGGGGCCGCCTTCCCGCCCATGGTCGCGGTCCAGCCTCCGGTGGGCTCGGCGAGCACCACCTTGCGGCCCGCCTCTCCGGCGGGGATCTCGACCCGGGCGGCCACCTCGCCGGACCGCAGCGGGGTGATCCCGCCGCCGTCGGCCATGAGCATCAGCCGGGCGCCCGGTTCGGTGAGCCGCCAGACGGCGAAGTCGTCGCTGCGGCTCAGCCGGGTGAGGCCCGGCAGGCCGTCCAGCCGCCGCATCAGCCGGTCGCCGCTCTCCGGGCGCTTGTCCCCGGTGAAGTGCAGGTAGAGGAACTGCACGCCGAAACGGTTCAGCCCCTCGGTCCCCTGGCCCGCGGCGAGGTGCGCCACCAGCCGCTCAAGGTGGCCGGCCGCCTTCGCCTCCGGCTGGAGAGCCTCGTCCCCGAGCTCGGGGGACGGCCCGCGCATCAGGGCGTAAGAAAGGTCGGCGCCTCCGTCGTGGGAGAGCACGAGGGTCCTTGCGCGGGTCTCCCCGTTCACCGCGGTGACGAACGCGGGCAGAGACTGCCCGGCCGCCTTGCCGACGGGCCCGTCGACGCCGATCCCGATCCAGGCGAGCGCGGCGAGCGCGGGCGTGGAGACCGCGATGAGGACCGCCGCCGCCGCGGCGAAGCGGTACTTCCAGGTGCCGGTGGACACCAGCTCGACCGAGCGCTGGAGCCCCGCGCAGGCGGCGAGGATGAGGCCGCCTGTGGCGAACGCCAGCGGCACGCCGGGCCAGCCCGGCGCGCCTTCGCCGGGCGCCTCGGTGACCACGATCGCGGACACCGCGATCGCGGCGAGGAAGCCGAAGAGGATGAGCATCCAGCCGCCCATGACCGCGGTGCGGCGGCTGCGCAGCGGCAGCGCCGCGACGGCGAGGGCCAGCAGCCCGGCGGTCGCCCAGCCGAGGTCGGTGCCGGGGCCGCCCGGGTCGAGGGTGAGGATGGACAGGCCGGTCAGCCCCTCGTCGACGAGTTCCGGCCGGTGCAGCCCGGCCTCCAGCAGGAACCGCGACGGGTGGGTGAAGAGCTGGAGCGTCGTGGGCAGGAGCAGCAGCGGCGGGACCACGAGCCCGATGGCCAGGTCGATGCCGCTGACGACCTTGGAGCCCAGGTAGGACAGCCCGCCGAGGATGAGCAGCAGCAGCCACGTCAAGGGCACGAACGCCATGGCTACGGTCAGCAGCAGCGCGAGGCCCCAGGCGGCGCGGCGCGCCTGCCGGGCGTCGACCCGGCCGCTCGGCTCGCGCAGCACCCGCGCGCCGAGCAGCCCGATGAGCGGCAGCAGCACGTAGACGACACAGGTGCCGACCCGGCCCGCCGCGATCGCCCCGGTGGCGACGGGCAGCACCGCGTAGGCGATCGCCGCCCACACCCGGATGGCGCTGGCCGGGACCCGGCTGCGCCGCAGGAGGCGGGCGGTCCGCTTCCCGGCGGGCAGGCTGGTCGGGATGAGCCGTTTCGCGGCGAGGTAGGCGGTCAGTCCGGCGAGCGGCACACAGCCGACGAGCAGGGCCATGACGGCCAAGGACGGCTGCCCGAAGGTGAGCACCGAGAGCCCCGCCAAGAAGGCGAGGTAAGGCGGCGACGCGTCGGCGGACCCCAAGCCGACCGGATGCCATCCCGCCAGGTACGCCGCCCACAGGTCGCCCGTGCTCCCCCACGCGGGAACGAGGGCGCCTCCGCCCAGCCGTCCCCCCGAGGCGAGCAGCGAGCGTTCGGCGAGGAAGGCGACACAGGAGAGGACGAGCAGGACGACCGCGCTGGGATGGGCGAGCACCCGGCGCACCACGCCGAATCCCCGCTCCCGCAGCGGGATGCGCTCCTCCTCGGCCTCCACCGCGTCGAGGCCGTACTCGGTCGGCGCGATGAGCGAGCCGAGGCGTTCGGCGATCCTGCGCAGCGTCACCCACTGGGGCTGGAACCTGCGGACCGACCGGTAGACGCGCGCCCTGCCTTCGGTGCGGCCCGCGCGCAAGGCGCGCAGCACCCTCGGCGAGGACACCACGTCGCGCAGCGCGTCGAGTTCGTCGCGCAGGGCCATCGGCTTCTTGGCCAGCGCCAGCAGGGCGATCCGCAGCAGCGAGCCGAACAGCAGCCGCAGGAAGGACCCGGCGGCCTGCCGGGCGGGAAGATTGGCGAGCAGCGCCCACATGGCGTTGCGCCGGTCGAGGCGGCGGGGCGCGATGGGCGTGGGCCGCACACCGCGGGCCGCGGCCTCGGCGTGGTAGACCAGCGCGTCGCTGACGGCGACGACCCGGTGGCCCGCCGCCTGCACCCGCCAGCCGAAGTCGACGTCGTCGCGGAACAGGCCGAAGCGGGGGTCGAGGCCGCCGGTGTGGCGCCACACGTCGCGGCGCACCAGCATGCCCGCGGAGCTGACCCCCATGACGTCGTGGACGCCGTCGTGCTGGCCCTGGTCGAACTCGCCGCGGTCCACGCCGGTGAAGCGGCGGCCCTGGCCGTCGAGGGCGACGCCGAGTTCGAGGAGGAGGCGGCGGTCGTCCCAGTCACGCAGTTTGGGGCCGGCGAGGCCGACGTTGGGGTCGGAGTCGACGTGCCGGAGCAGGTTCTCCAGCGCGCTGGGCGCGGGGGTGGAGTCGTCGTGCAGGATCCACAGCCACTCGACGGCGTCCTCGGTCTCCACCGCCATGTCGGCCGCGGGGGTCTCCAGCGCGGCGGCGACGGCGGCCGCGAACGGGACGTCCCGGTCGAGGGTGAGGAGGTTGCCGGGACCGACGACGCCCGCGACGATCGCGGGCCCGGTGTCGGTACTGCCGGTGTCGGCGATGACCAGCCGCTGGATCCGCCGGGTCTGGCTGAGCAGGGCCTTCAGGGTGTCGGGCAGCCAGCGCGCGCCATCGTGCATGACGAGCACCGCGGTGACCACATGCCGGTCGAGTCCAGGCGCCACAGGCTGCTCATTCGGGTGGGTGGAAAAGGCGACAGCCGCGCGGACCTGGAGTCCACGCGGCTGCTCACTCTACTGTGACCGTCCGGTCTCGGTCAGCGCCGGGACGATCCATGTCCGGTGCGGCCCGCCATGCGGCCGCAACGTCACGAACCGGCTCCGTCGTCCGTTCGGACGGCATGGTCCGTTCAGACGGCGGCGCGCTTGAGTTTGCGCCGCTCACGTTCCGACAGGCCCCCCCAGATCCCGAATCGCTCGTCGTGCTGGAGCGCGTACTCCAGACATTCCGCACGCACCTCGCAAGCCCGGCACACCTTCTTGGCCTCGCGGGTCGAGCCGCCCTTCTCCGGAAAGAACGCTTCCGGATCGGTCTGAGCGCACAGGGCGCGCTCCTGCCAGCCCGACTCCTCACCTTCATCTGTGCCGTGCGCCAGCGGGATCACGATCTCGCCCACGCGCACCTCCTAGCCGCCCCCGTAGAGCCCCCCGGTCAGAACTACACACTTGAAATTACACGTGTGTAGTCCCCCGTGCGTCAAGCGGTAGGGGCCACGGGTGGGGTGAACTATGGGTTATCCGGGCGAAGCGCGGGGCTCCTGGAAGGGATTATTGCGGACCTTGATCCCCGCGATACCAGTTCTGGTCACTCTGCTGGGGCGGCGCGGCGGGGTCGTTGTCCCCGAACTGGCGGGTCCAGCCTCCCGGGTCGGCCTGCGGCGGCTGCTGCTGGCCGTACGGCTGCTGGCCGGGCTGCGCGGGCTGCTGGCCATAGGGGTCCTGCGGCTGGCCGTACTGCTGGCCCGGCTGGCCGTACTGCTGCGGCTGCTGGCCGTAGGGGTCCGCGCCCGGAGCCGAGTGCTGCGGCGCGTACGGGTCCTGGCCGGGCTGCGCCGCGGGCTGACCGGGCTGGGCCGCGGGGGGCGCGTACGGATCCTGGACGCCGTACTGCTGCTGGCCGTACTGCTGCGCGGGCTGGCCGGGCTGGCCGTACTGCTGCTGGCCGTACGGGTCCGCGCCGAAGGGCTGCTGGCCGTAGACCTGGCCGGGCACCTGCGCCGGACGGGCCGGCTGGAAGGTCTTGAAGTTCAGGAAGATGAAGTAGCCCGCGCCGCCCGAGACGGCGATCTTGCTCAGGCCGTAGAAGAAGGCCGCGGCCTTGCCGCCTCCGGTGGAGAACTCCGTGAGCAGGCCGGAGAAGAGCGAGATGACGCCCAGGACGAGCCCGATGGCGACGATCACCAGCGCGCCGGTCACGATGTTCTTGGCGGCGGGAGAGGGCGCCGGGCGGGTGGCGAACAGCACAGCGAGCACGGTGAGCGCCGCGAGGATGAAGCCGGTGAAGTTGCCCGAGTTGGCGGTCTCACCGAGCGCACGGGTGGTGAATCCGCCCGAGGAGAACAGCCAGATCAGTCCGGCGAGTACTTGCAGGGCGGCGGCTCCGAGCAGCAGGTACGCAGCCGGTTCGCGCAGCCGCTGCAGCGCTTCGGTGTTCACTGGATCACTCCATAATGGGGTATTTGGGCGGCTCATCCCGGGCGCGTAGCGTATCGCAGGGATGGAAGACTTGAACCGTGAAAATCGTGGTTCTGGCCGGAGGGATAGGCGGGGCGCGCTTCCTGCGCGGACTCAAGGCGGCGGCTCCGGACGCCGAGGTGACGGTCATCGGGAACACCGGTGACGATATCCACCTGTTCGGGCTGAAAGTCTGTCCCGATCTGGACACCGTCATGTACACCCTCGGCGGTGGCATCAACGAGGAGCAGGGCTGGGGCCGTGCCGACGAGGCGTTCAAGGTGAAGGAAGAACTCGCCGCTTATGGCGTCGAACCCACCTGGTTCGGGCTCGGCGACCGGGACTTCGCCACGCACATCGTGCGCACCCAGATGCTGGACGCCGGGTACCCCCTGTCCCAGGTCACCGAGGCGCTCTGCGACCGCTGGCAGCCGGGCGTCCGGCTGATCCCGATGACCGACGACCGGGTCGAGACCCATGTCGTCATCGACGATGAACGGGGCAAACGGGCCATCCATTTCCAGGAGTGGTGGGTGAAGATGCGCGCTTCCTCCCCCGCGTTGGCGATCACCCCCGTGGGCGCCGACGAGGCGAAGCCCGCCCCCGGCGTCCTCAAGGCGATCGAGGAGGCCGACTTCGTGCTGCTCCCGCCGTCCAACCCCGTGGTGAGCATCGGGACGATCCTCTCCATCCCCGGCATCAGAGACGCGCTCAAGGCGAAGACCGTCGTCGGGGTCTCCCCGATCATCGGCGGGGCGCCCGTGCGCGGCATGGCCGACGCCTGCCTGAGCGCGATCGGCGTGGAGACCTCGGCCGCCGCGGTCGCCGGCTTCTACGGGCCCGCGCTGCTGAGCGGTTGGCTGGTCGCCACCGAGGACGGCCCGCACTTCACGTCGCCGGGCCTGGAGGACATCGCCGTACGGGCCAGGCCGCTGCTGATGTCCGACCCCGAGGCGACCCGGGCGCTCGCCGCCGCCGCGGTGGACCTCGCCGTCGAACTGTCCGGGGAGAGCGCGTGAGCATCGAGATCACCGGGGTCCCCGGCCTGCCCGAGGTGAAGCCCGGCGACGACCTCGCCGCGCTCATCACCGCGGCCCTGCCCGACCTGCGCGACGGCGACGTCCTCGTCGTCACCTCCAAGATCGTCAGCAAGGCCGAGGGCCGGATCGTCAAGGCCGACGACCGGGAGGCGGCCATCGACGCCGAGGCCGTCCGCGTCGTCGCCCGCCGGGGCCGCACCCGCATCGTGGAGACCAGGCAGGGGCTCGTCATGGCCGCGGCGGGGGTCGACGCCTCCAACACCGCGCCCGGCACCGTGCTCCTCCTTCCGGAAGACCCCGACGCCTCGGCCCGCGCCCTGCGCGCGGCGCTCCCCAAGCGCGTCGCCGTCCTCATCTCCGACACCTTCGGCCGCCCCTGGCGGGCCGGGCAGACCGACGTCGCGATCGGCGCCGCGGGCCTGGAGCCGCTCGACGACTTCCGCGGCCGCACCGACCCGCACGGCAACCTCCTCGAGGCGACCGTCACCGCGATCGCCGACGAGATCGCCGCCGCCGCGGAACTGGCCAAGGGCAAGCTCGACGGGGTGCCCGTCGCGGTGGTCCGGGGCCTTTCGCACCTCGTCACCGACGCCGACGGGCCCGGCGCGAGCGCGATCGTGCGCGGCGCCGCGGACGACCTGTTCCGCTTCGGCGGTGCGGAACTCCTGCACGCCCGCCGGACGATCCGGGAGTTCACCGACGAACCCGTCGACGGCGAGAAGGTGCGCCGCGCGGTCTCGGCGGCGCTCACCGCGCCCGCACCCCACCACACGACGCCGTGGCGGTTCGTGCTCTTGGAGTCGCCGGAGATCCGGGCGAAGCTGCTGGACGCCATGCGCGACGCCTGGCGGGCCGACCTGGAGGCCGACCGCTTCACCGAGCAGTCGATCACCAAGCGGCTCTCCCGCGGAGACGTCCTGCGCCGCGCCCCCTACCTGGTCATCCCCTGCCTGGACACCGAAGCCGGCCAGCACGCCTACCCGGACGCGCGCCGGGGCGCCGCGGAACGCGAGATGTTCCTGGTCTCGACGGGCGCGGCCGTCCAGAACCTCCTGGTCGGCCTGACCGCCGAGAACCTCGCCTCCTGCTGGGTCTCCAGCACGATGTTCTGCCGCCCGACCGTCCGCGAGGTGCTCGACCTCCCGGACTCCTGGGACCCCATGGGCACGGTCGCCGTCGGGCACGCCGCCGCCCCGCCCCGGGACCGCCCGGTGCGCCTCCCCGACGCCTTCCTCGAGGTCCGCTGACCCCGCTCGGCACCCGACGGCCGCCGTCCGCCCCTACGGGACGGGCGGCGGCCGGGTGTCAGGAGCCGAGGATGCGCGCCTTCTCCGCGGCGAACTCCTCGGGGGTCAGCACCCCTTGGGCCTGGAGGTCGGCGAGCTGCTGGAGCTGCTCGATCCGGTCCGGGGCGGGCACCTGCTGAGCGGGGTCGGCCTGCTGCCGCACGGGCTGCTGCTGGGCCTGCTGCTCGTAATCCCGGCGGGCCTGTCTGCGCTGGACGCGGCCGGAGACCGCCGTCGCGGTGCCGCTGATGACCGCGGTCCTCGCCACGGTGCCCAACAGCCCTGGCCGTCCTGCTCTGATCATCGGTCCTCCTCGGTCGTCGTCCGGCGCGCTCAGGCGTCGCTGAGCGCGGCCAGCGCGGTGGCCACCACCTCGCGCGGGATGCGCTCCAGCGAGACGACCTCGCCCCGCGAGCCGCGCACCGCGTCCGACAGCCTCCGCGCCCACGTGTGCTCCCAGACCACCACCAGCGCCGAGTCCCCGGGTTCGAGCCCGGCCCCCACCTGGTCGAGGTCCCCGTCGCTGAGCAGGTCGAGCTGCTCGGTCGTCAGCCCGCCGAACCGCGCCGCGAACTCCGACTCGCTGACCTCGGTCGCGATGACCGAGCCGTCGGCGGCCCGGGACACGAAGGCCAGGTCGATGATCCGGATCGTGCCCGACTCCTGGAGTTCCAGGAGCGAGGGCGCGACGTCCCCGTTGAAGCGGCTCCCCCGGAAGAGGATCACCGCCACATCGACGGGCCCCATGGACTCCGCCGTCAGCTCCTCACGCATGGCGCTCCCCCGCGATCGACGACCTCTCCGTCAGGTCTGACCGGACCGCCCTTCCGAGGAACCCCATATCTCCCAATGAATCCCCCAACCGTCGGCAGGGACGCACGGCGGGCCCCCGGGTCGGGAGCCCGCCGTGAGTGCGCGTTCGCGGATGAGGTCAGCGGGTGAGGAGGGCCAGGGCGCCGGACGCGACCGCCTCATCGCGCAGACGGGAGGGACGGCCGTCGTACGCGGCGGTCGCCTTCGCGCGGCGGTAGTACAGGTGGGCGTCGTGCTCCCAGGTGAAGCCGATGCCGCCGTTGACCTGG harbors:
- a CDS encoding phosphomannomutase/phosphoglucomutase; the encoded protein is MGDLAKIFKAYDVRGVVPDEFDEEIAEATGAAFIRVTGAARIVTAHDMRASSVPLAAAFARGAAAQGADVVEAGLGSTDLLYYASGSLGLPGVMFTASHNPAKYNGMKMCLSGARPIGQDTGLREIRDLVAAGVPAQDGPVGKVEQRDLLAGYAEHLKTLVDLSGIRPLKVVVDAGNGMGGHTVPAVFDGLPLEVVPLYFELDGTFPNHEANPIEPANLRDLQAAVLAHGADLGLAFDGDADRCFAVDERGEIVSPSAITALVAERELAKYPGASIVHNLITSAAVPEIIAENGGKPVRTRVGHSFIKQTMAEVGAVFGGEHSAHFYFRDFWFADSGMLAALHVLAALGEQDGTLSSLLASYDRYIASGEINSEVADQAAAVARVRAVFTARDGVTVDELDGTTFTGDGWWFNLRASNTEPLLRLNAEAGDGQTMAAIRDEVLSIVRTEEAK
- a CDS encoding DUF3499 domain-containing protein; translation: MSPVRICSRTACKASAVFTLTYVYRDSTAVLGPLAAYVEPHCYDLCAEHADRLTAPMGWELLRLPAEEASDQPTSDDLEALADAVREAARPVSPGTEPVGQGTEVGRRGHLRVLRSDQQS
- a CDS encoding SIS domain-containing protein, with product MTSEGRRPEAGALDDPDALEAADRGGMLRLAASGAAQMRQAAAMTAEAGLTEALEGAGRPRAVVIVGPGSAGEVVAAICGTGCPVPVLTVAGDVLPGWIGATDLVCALGDESFDLAAQAVRRGAAVVGVGPADARLRSLATQNRLFYVPLPPPAGPIRALLWAQVVPLLLVLRGLGIVAVPDEVLEAAAVRLEDVANRCRPSGEPFVNPAKQIALELAGSLPMPWGRTPLELAAAHRLAAQFADNAKVPVALPFPGSLDAAAPDTDDFFRDRADEPESAVHLVLVAEGAGPEGEPAQGRSPVADTAAARGIAVSTITGEGVHPLERAVSLIGLCDYVSVYLALALGVDPTPVPARTEIEARIY
- a CDS encoding DUF5719 family protein, producing MSRARKRTSPLSGALGRFKPAARDAGAAESPWASPAVEAQPGPGAEAEAEGGRDGSDPSAQVPEPRAERTSRRRLRPGTPARGLPRRRRPGSGAQRTGASGAGALTQGALGKVVDVATVVAGNRYGVAALILVAVSALYGAAALTRPGEPSELRGASVPVEAALVACPAAEQAARLSLVSGGEGEGTASVTALDGKAVAEVPAASALFTGEVKRGTALAVRADGGVAAGLEAAQTVVGKRGISSVPCTAPATEHWFVTPGPGAGGLELHVTNVDDVPATIDLDAVSDDGSLDTTDGKALDVPAHGTRVIKIGETLDGLGMIASDVRVLTLRVTATSGRVAAAVRADAGSKGADWATATAEPATRVIVPGVPGGGGRRTLYVGVPGGQDAQVKIRALTADGAFAPEGQDVLDVPARTVIPLDLEAALGGRPAAIELTSTRRIVAGFAAIGADLALGGAGTPLDGGTSALGAAPAPARGTGAQKAREAASLVLTAPGKAATVRVVPLTDSGAGTATEVEIPAGRTVEIPLDAPAVRVIPLPGSGPVYGTRIITTRTGQREQVATIRTLAAAPLTVTLPPVSDSLTSVVP
- a CDS encoding metallopeptidase family protein → MRRVRRRDRHGRGLRGPLAPPEVPISLTRAEKFDDLVREEVQRVVAPWREQLAGVEFAVEDIPPAEPGATQVPLGETRTVAGVPRVIVFRRPMEARAGKDGKGERELVRLIHDVVVDEVAQLLGLDPDDVDEPEED
- a CDS encoding Trm112 family protein, whose amino-acid sequence is MKIDAWLLEILACPNCRGALRAEEGALVCTGECGSIYPVTDEGVPVLLVDEARAPRA